The following DNA comes from Streptomyces sp. Ag109_O5-10.
CCTGCTTCCCGACGGGGTTCGCGGGCGGCCCGGACCGGCTGGTCCAGGTGGCGTCCTGCGCCGCCGGCGCCGGCGCCGAGCACGACGAGATCTCGCAGCTCGACCCGGCCACCGGCAAGGTCGAATGGACCCAGCCGGTCAAGAAGGGCTGGCAGGTCGAGCGCACCTACTCCGTCGACCCGCTCGTGGTCTACATGACCAACGAGGAGAAGAAGGCCTGGAACATCTCGGTCCTGGACGGCAAGGGCGCGTTCCGTTCCGAGGTCAAGGTCGACGAGAAGTTCGCGCCCGAGTGCGGCTGGGCGCTCCTGGCCCGCGACCTGCAGGGCTGCCAGGGCGTGGCCGTCGACGCGAACACCCTCTACCTGCCGACCGACGTGAGCGGCAGCGCCAACGAGATCGTCGCGATCAGCCTGACCGACGGCACGGCGAAGTGGCGGGTGAAGTCGCCGACGGACGAGTCGATGTACCCGGTCAAGGTCGAGGGCGGCAGACTCGTCGCCTACGTACGGCCGTCGTACGACGCGGGCGGCCAGGTCGTGTCGATCCCGACCACCGGCGCGAGCCACCGGACGGCCAGGCTGCTGCAGAACCCGCGGCACACAGCCGACATCGAGGGCGGCTTCTACGACGGAGCGGTCGACTGGGCCGGCGGCCGCTTCTACCTCTCCTCCACACGGCTGACCGGCAGCGACGACGCGAAGGAGAAGCTGATGATGGCCTTCGGCAACTGAACGGAGCCCGTCCCCGCGCCGTCCCGCAAGCCACGCCGTCCCCAGCCGTCTCACGCGCCGTCTCCCGAGGTACTCCCGCCATGACCCAGCCGCCCCCGCCCCCGCCCAACCAGCCCCCGAACCCGTACACCCAGCAGCCCGGTTACGGCTACCCGAACCAGCCGCCGCCCCAGCAGCCCGGCTACGGCTACCCGAACCAGCCCCCGGCCCCGAACCCGTACGCCCAGCAGCCCGGTTACGGCTACCCGCAGCAGCCGCCCCAGCCCGGCTACGGCTACCCGGGCGGCCAACCCGGCCGGCCCGCCCCGCCGGGCGGCCCCCGCCGCAACAACGCCGCGCTGTTCATCGTCGTCGCCGCGGTCGTCGCCATCGCGCTGATCGTCGGCGGCGGCATCTGGTACGCCAAGTCCTCCGGCGGCCACCGCAAGAAGGACGACACGGCGAACTCCACCGGCGGCACCGGCGGCCAGGGCGCGGACGGCGGGGAGACCGGCAGGGGGACCGAGAAGGTGCCCGCGGACCCCACCTCCAAGGTCCTCTTCCAGGTCCCGCTGCCCACGGCGCGGGACACCACCGTCACGGCCGGTTCCTGGCTCACCGGCAAGGTGTACGCGAAGACCGGCATCGCCCGGATCACCGGCTACGACCCCGATACGGGCGCCAAGCTGTGGACGATCCCGCTGTCCGGCCCGGTCTGCCGCGCCACCGGGCACGTCAGCGCCGACGGCCGGACCGCGGTCGTCTTCCAGCCGAAGATGCCCGCGAAGGGCTCCACGGCCGGCTGCACCCAGGTGGCCGCGATCGACCTGAACACCGGCAGGAAGCTCTGGACCCAGACGGTCAAGTCCGGTGACGTACCGGTCAACTTCGACAACGTGACGGTCGCTCAGCAGACGGTCGCGGTCGGCGGCTCCAGCGGCGGCGCCGCCTTCGACCTCGCCTCCGGCAAGGTCCGCTGGCAGCCGAAGGCGGCCGACAGCTGCGACGACGCCGGCTACGGTGGCGGCGCCAAGCTGGTCGCGGTCCGCAGGTGCGGCAGCGGCGACGCCGGCCAGTTGCGCATCCAGACCCTCGACCCGGTCTCCGGCAAGGTGCTCTCCGAGTACCGGATGGCCTCGGGCATCGACTACGCCAGCGTCGTGTCGACCGACCCGCTGGTGGTGGCCGCCGACGTCAACAACAGCGCCGGCGACGGCAGCGGCTTCTCGGACGTCTTCTCCATCGACAACAGGACCGGCGCCCTGCGCACCCGCATCTCCACGCCGGGCAGTTCCTACGCGGCCCGCTGCGACGGGATCTACGAACTGGAGAAGTGCACGGGAGTGGTGGTGGGCAACGACCGGCTCTACCTGGCGACCGAGCGGCACGACGGCGACGGGGACTACACCAAGACCAACGAGATCGTCGCCTTCGACCTGGGCACCGGCAAGCAGACCGGCCAGCGTGCCGACGCCGGGGACAACTACACCATCACGCCCCTGCGCATGGACGGCCCCGACGTGATCGCGTACAAGAACGCCCCGTACGACAAGGGCGCTCAGGTCGTCAGCATCGACGGCGGCTCGTTCAAGGAGACCAAGCTGCTGGAGAACCCGGTGACCACGGCGGTCAAGACCGTGGAGACCACCATGTCGCCCGACTACGCCGAAGTCCGCTACTCCCAGGGGCACCTCTACCTGTCCGCCGGGTACGCCCACGCCCCGACGTCCTCGTCGTCGGCGAAGGAGTACCTGGTCACGGCTTTCGGCGCGGGTGGCTGATACGCGCTCTTCACCCTCGAATACGAGAAAACCCAGAGATTCCTCCGATCCGGGGCACTTCTCATCAGTAGGGGCAGCGCAACGTCGAACAAGCGTGTAGCTTCCGGGGGCATGAAGGACGGGGTGCCGGGGGGCCCTCTGTCCATGCGGACCAGTGGGCATCCATAGTGGGGCATCCATTGGGGGGACTGGGGGGTTGCTCTATGGGAGTGCGGCTCATGGTGGTCGACGACCACCGGTTGCTCGCGGAGGCGCTGGCCTCGGCGCTGAAACTGCGCGGCCACCGGGTGCTCGCGGCGGCGGCACCGGCGGCGGGCGCGGCCGAACTGGTGATCACACGGGCACCCGAGGTGTGCCTGCTCGGGACGGCGACACCGGCCGAGCCGGGGATCTTCGACCCGGTGGTGAGGATCAAGCGGGAACGGCCGCAGGTCGCCGTCCTGGTCCTGGGCCCGGTGCCGTCCCCGCGGGGCATCGCGGCGGCCTTCGCCGCGGGCGCCTCCGGGTACGTACGGCACGACGAGCGGATAGAGGGTGTCGAGCGGGCCATCATGAAGGCGCGGGCCGGGGAGGCCGCCGTGGCCCCCGCCCTGTTGCAGGGTGCCTTCGGCGAACTCCTCAACCCGGCCGCCCAGCCCGACGACGAGGGCCAGCGACTCCTGCAGATGCTCACCCCGAGGGAGGTCGAGGTCCTGGTCCGCGTCGCCGACGGCGAGGACACCCGCCTCATCGCCGCCGGCATGGGCATCGCCCCGAGCACGGCCCGCACCCACGTACAGCGGGTGCTGATGAAGCTGGGGGTGGGGTCGCGCCTGGAGGCGGCGGCTCTGGCGGCACGAACGGGCCTGCTGGACAGGGCAGGCCCGCTCGACAGTTCGGCAAGGCCGGACTTCTAGACCGGATCAGTCATCGGCGTCTTTTGCCGGAGGCGCCGGCGGGGTGGGCCTGAGCCAGAGCCACACCAGGAAGAACACCCCCAGCAACAGCATCCCGATCCCGGTCCACAGGTTGATGTTGATTCCCTGTGCCTTGTCGATCTCGGCCTGCGAGTCCGTGATGCCGGTGATCGTGACGATGATCCCGTACAGCACGAACAGCCCGCCGATGATCCGCCGCAGATCGAAGATCCGCGCGGCGGTCGCGGACCGGCCCTGCAGCTCGGAGACCTCGCGCTGGACGTCCTGCTCGGAGTAGTGGAACCCGGAGTGCCCGGAGTCGTCGGTCATGGTCTCTCCATCCTCCCGCTACCGGGACTAGAACGAGAACGGGATGTAGCAGGCGGCGGCCAGGATCACCGCGCCCCAGCCCAGCAGCGCCGGCCGCCGGTACCAGGCCTCGTCGCCGGGTGCGGGCGCCTCCGCCATGCCGGGAGAGCGTGTGCCGTAGACGAGGCCCGCGAGTTCGGCCTCCGGCTTGGGCGCGGTGAACAGGGACACGATCACCATCACCACCGCGCCGGCCACGAATCCGGCGATCGCGGAGACGAAGTTGGCGCCCTGGTCGGTGGGGATGTGGATGACGCCCTTCTTGTAGAGGACGAAGTAGTTGACCATCGCGGTCACGGTGCCCGCGAGCAGCCCCCAGAAGCCGGACTTCGCCGAGGCCCGCTTCCAGAACATGCCGACGATGAAGACGACGAACATCGGCACGTTGAAGAAGGAGAACAGCGTCTGGAGGTAGCTCATGATGTTCGAGAAGGAGGACGCGAGGAACGCGGTACCGATCGACGCGCAGACGCCGATCGCCGTGATGAGGCGTCCGAAGCGCACGTAGTAGCCGTCCTCCCGGCCCTTCACCACGTACTTCGCCCAGATGTCCGTCGTGAACACGGTGTTGAAGGACGACACGTTGGCCGCCATACCGGCCATGAAGGCGGCCAGCAGCCCGGTCACCGCGATGCCGAGCACGCCGTTGGGCAGCAGCTGCGACATCAGGTAGGGGATCGCGTCGTTGTACTGGAGGTCCGACCCGGAGGTGCCGATGTCCGGCACGAGGGCGGCGGCGACCAGGCCCGGGATCATCACCAGGAAGACGATGAAGATCTTCGGGTAGGCCGCGATCAGCGGGGTGCGCTGGGCGGCGGACAGGTTCTTCGCCGACAGGGCGCGCTGCACCTCGGCGAAGTTCGTCGTCCAGTAGCCGAAGGAGAGCACGAAGCCGAGCCCGAGGACGATGGTCAGCCAGTTCGCGCCGAGCGGGTTGACGGAGCCGATGCCGGTGCCGCCCCAGGCGGTCGTGAAGTTGTGGCCGTGGGTGGCGGTGAGCTTGTCGACCAGGCCGTCCCAGCCGCCCACCTTCTTCAGGCCCAGCACGGACAGCGGGATCAGGGCCGCCAGGATCACGAAGAACTGCAGCACCTCGTTGTAGATGGCCGAGGAGAGACCGCCGAGGGTGATGTAGGCCAGCACGAACGCGCCGGCCACCACGATCGCCACCCACTGCGGCCAGCCGAGCAGTGCCTCCACGACGATCGCCAGGGCGTACAGGTTCACACCGGCGATCAGAATGGCGGCGAAGGCGAACAGGATCGAACTGAGCAGGTGTGCGGCTCTGTCGAAGCGGAGCAGCAGCATCTCGGGGACCGAGCGGACCTTGCTGCCGTAGTAGAAGGGCATCATCACCAGGCCGAGGAAGACCATGGCCGGGATGGCGCCGATCCAGTACCAGTGCACGGTGTACGCGCCGTACTGCGCGCTGTTGGCGGCCATGCCGAGGATCTCGGTGGCGGCCAGGTTGGCCGAGATGAACGCGAGTCCGGTGATCCAGGCGGGCAGCGACCGTCCGGAGAGGAAGAAGTCGAGGCTGGTCCTCACCGAGCGGCGGGCCGCGAAGCCGATGCCCAGGACGACGGCGAAGTAGATCGCGAGGATCGTGTAGTCCAGCCCGTTGGTCGGGAGCCGCAGCCCCGCCGCGAGGTATGTGGGGGATACGGGGGCATCTGTGGGGTTCTGCACCCAGTAATTCAACACTTTCGTTGTCTCACCTTGATTGATTGCGATGTTGACTCACGTGGTGAGTTGTGTTTTGGTGTGTTCGGTTCTGTTGGATGGTTGGCTGGCTCGATCAATGGGAGTCCGCAGTGAAGAAGACCTCGACCCGGCTGGCCGACGGTCGCGAACTCATCTACTACGACCTGCGCGACGACACGGTGCGGGACGCGGTGGACCGCCGCCCGCTGGAGCGGACGCACACCACCTCGGAAATCCGCCGGGACCCGCTGCTCGGCGACCAGGTCGCGATCGCCTCGCACCGGCAGGGCCGCACCTACCACCCGCCGGCCGACCAGTGCCCGCTGTGCCCGACCCAGGGCGACCGGCTGAGCGAGATCCCCGACTCGTCGTACGACGTCGTGGTCTTCGAGAACCGTTTCCCCTCGCTGGCCGGCGACTCCGGGCGCTGCGAGGTGGTCTGCTTCACCTCGGACCACGACGCGTCCTTCGCCTCCCTCACCGAGGAGCAGGCGCGGCTCGTCCTCGACGCGTGGACCGACCGGACCTCGGAACTGTCGCATCTCCCCTCCGTCGAGCAGGTGTTCTGCTTCGAGAACCGCGGCGAGGAGATCGGCGTGACGCTCGGTCACCCGCACGGCCAGATCTACGCCTACCCCTTCACCACCCCGCGCACCGCCCTGATGCTGCGTTCTCTCGCGCAGCACAAGGAGGCCACCGGCGGGGAGAACCTCTTCGACACCGTGCTGGAGCGTGAACTCGCCGACGAACGGGTCGTCCTTGAGGGTGAACACTGGGTCGCCTTCGTGCCGTACGCGGCACACTGGCCCTACGAGGTCCACCTGTACCCGCGGCGCCGCGTCCCCGACCTGCTCGGCCTCGACGAGGCGGCCCGCTCGGAGTTCCCCCAGGTTTATCTGGAACTCTTGAGGCGCTTCGACCGTATCTTCGGTGAGGGTGAGCCCCCCACGCCCTACATCGCCGCCTGGCACCAGGCGCCGTTCGGGACGCTGGAGGAGTTCGACGGTGTCACGCGCGACGACTTCGCGCTGCACCTGGAGCTTTTCACCATCCGCCGAACGTCCGGCAAGCTGAAGTTTCTCGCGGGTTCCGAATCAGGCATGAGTGTGTTCATCAACGACGTGCCGCCGGAGCGCGCGGCCGAGCGACTGCGAGAGGTAGCGAGTTGATGAAGTACCTGGTGACGGGCGGGGCGGGATACGTCGGCAGCGTGGTCGCCCAGCACCTGCTGGAGGCGGGCCACGAGGTCACCGTCCTCGACAACCTGTCCACGGGCTTCCGCGAGGGCGTCCCGGCGGGCGCCGCCTTCGTCGAGGGCGACATCCGCGACGCCGCGAAGTGGCTGGACCCCTCCTACGACGCGGTGCTGCACTTCGCCGCGTTCTCCCAGGTCGGCGAGTCCGTCGTGAAGCCGGAGAAGTACTGGGACAACAACGTCGGCGGCACCATGGCGCTGCTCGCCGCGATGCGCGAGGCCGGCGTCCGCAAGCTCGTCTTCTCCTCCACGGCGGCCACCTACGGCGAGCCGGAGCAGGTCCCGATCGTCGAGACCGCCCCCACGCGGCCGACCAACCCGTACGGCGCCACCAAGCTCGCCGTCGACCACATGATCACCGGCGAGGCCGCCGCGCACGGCCTGGGCGCGGTCTCCCTGCGCTACTTCAACGTGGCCGGCGCGTACGGCGCGCAGGGCGAGCGGCACGACCCCGAGTCGCACCTGATCCCGCTGGTCCTCCAGGTCGCCCAGGGCAGGCGCGAGGCCATCTCCGTCTTCGGCGACGACTACCCGACGCCCGACGGCACCTGCGTCCGCGACTACATCCACGTCGCCGACCTGGCCGACGCCCACCTGCTGGCCCTGACGGCCGCCAAGCCCGGCGAGCACCTGATCTGCAACCTCGGCAACGGCGAGGGCTTCTCGGTCCGCCAGGTCATCGAGACCGTCCGCCAGGTCACCGGCCACCCGATCCC
Coding sequences within:
- a CDS encoding PQQ-binding-like beta-propeller repeat protein, coding for MTQPPPPPPNQPPNPYTQQPGYGYPNQPPPQQPGYGYPNQPPAPNPYAQQPGYGYPQQPPQPGYGYPGGQPGRPAPPGGPRRNNAALFIVVAAVVAIALIVGGGIWYAKSSGGHRKKDDTANSTGGTGGQGADGGETGRGTEKVPADPTSKVLFQVPLPTARDTTVTAGSWLTGKVYAKTGIARITGYDPDTGAKLWTIPLSGPVCRATGHVSADGRTAVVFQPKMPAKGSTAGCTQVAAIDLNTGRKLWTQTVKSGDVPVNFDNVTVAQQTVAVGGSSGGAAFDLASGKVRWQPKAADSCDDAGYGGGAKLVAVRRCGSGDAGQLRIQTLDPVSGKVLSEYRMASGIDYASVVSTDPLVVAADVNNSAGDGSGFSDVFSIDNRTGALRTRISTPGSSYAARCDGIYELEKCTGVVVGNDRLYLATERHDGDGDYTKTNEIVAFDLGTGKQTGQRADAGDNYTITPLRMDGPDVIAYKNAPYDKGAQVVSIDGGSFKETKLLENPVTTAVKTVETTMSPDYAEVRYSQGHLYLSAGYAHAPTSSSSAKEYLVTAFGAGG
- a CDS encoding response regulator transcription factor — its product is MGVRLMVVDDHRLLAEALASALKLRGHRVLAAAAPAAGAAELVITRAPEVCLLGTATPAEPGIFDPVVRIKRERPQVAVLVLGPVPSPRGIAAAFAAGASGYVRHDERIEGVERAIMKARAGEAAVAPALLQGAFGELLNPAAQPDDEGQRLLQMLTPREVEVLVRVADGEDTRLIAAGMGIAPSTARTHVQRVLMKLGVGSRLEAAALAARTGLLDRAGPLDSSARPDF
- a CDS encoding sodium:solute symporter family protein, which codes for MQNPTDAPVSPTYLAAGLRLPTNGLDYTILAIYFAVVLGIGFAARRSVRTSLDFFLSGRSLPAWITGLAFISANLAATEILGMAANSAQYGAYTVHWYWIGAIPAMVFLGLVMMPFYYGSKVRSVPEMLLLRFDRAAHLLSSILFAFAAILIAGVNLYALAIVVEALLGWPQWVAIVVAGAFVLAYITLGGLSSAIYNEVLQFFVILAALIPLSVLGLKKVGGWDGLVDKLTATHGHNFTTAWGGTGIGSVNPLGANWLTIVLGLGFVLSFGYWTTNFAEVQRALSAKNLSAAQRTPLIAAYPKIFIVFLVMIPGLVAAALVPDIGTSGSDLQYNDAIPYLMSQLLPNGVLGIAVTGLLAAFMAGMAANVSSFNTVFTTDIWAKYVVKGREDGYYVRFGRLITAIGVCASIGTAFLASSFSNIMSYLQTLFSFFNVPMFVVFIVGMFWKRASAKSGFWGLLAGTVTAMVNYFVLYKKGVIHIPTDQGANFVSAIAGFVAGAVVMVIVSLFTAPKPEAELAGLVYGTRSPGMAEAPAPGDEAWYRRPALLGWGAVILAAACYIPFSF
- the galT gene encoding galactose-1-phosphate uridylyltransferase yields the protein MKKTSTRLADGRELIYYDLRDDTVRDAVDRRPLERTHTTSEIRRDPLLGDQVAIASHRQGRTYHPPADQCPLCPTQGDRLSEIPDSSYDVVVFENRFPSLAGDSGRCEVVCFTSDHDASFASLTEEQARLVLDAWTDRTSELSHLPSVEQVFCFENRGEEIGVTLGHPHGQIYAYPFTTPRTALMLRSLAQHKEATGGENLFDTVLERELADERVVLEGEHWVAFVPYAAHWPYEVHLYPRRRVPDLLGLDEAARSEFPQVYLELLRRFDRIFGEGEPPTPYIAAWHQAPFGTLEEFDGVTRDDFALHLELFTIRRTSGKLKFLAGSESGMSVFINDVPPERAAERLREVAS
- the galE gene encoding UDP-glucose 4-epimerase GalE, giving the protein MKYLVTGGAGYVGSVVAQHLLEAGHEVTVLDNLSTGFREGVPAGAAFVEGDIRDAAKWLDPSYDAVLHFAAFSQVGESVVKPEKYWDNNVGGTMALLAAMREAGVRKLVFSSTAATYGEPEQVPIVETAPTRPTNPYGATKLAVDHMITGEAAAHGLGAVSLRYFNVAGAYGAQGERHDPESHLIPLVLQVAQGRREAISVFGDDYPTPDGTCVRDYIHVADLADAHLLALTAAKPGEHLICNLGNGEGFSVRQVIETVRQVTGHPIPEVVAPRRGGDPAVLVASAATAREKLGWNPTRADLAGIVADAWEFAQRIGTARER